From a single Candoia aspera isolate rCanAsp1 chromosome 2, rCanAsp1.hap2, whole genome shotgun sequence genomic region:
- the LOC134488950 gene encoding uncharacterized protein LOC134488950, translating into MSHQGKQSGKFRRGNTWKREETLALLEIWGEAKVQQELRFSHRNLDIFEKISQDLRTKGYHRSAFECRTKTKTLRLEYKRVVVHNSRSGNTPAMCPFFPQLHRILRGDASVAPKRVARSFTLRWPVPNHVAHQDHGDVAAPFAQPLLEKGLEVQDIHMGDGAEYLAHPESASEHTPHPEGRVILSPEKEEGEEEEEEEEQKVEGQHSLDARLPGQEFKVEGQPCTPGPSASEDRGTHIPKLTTLSPAARLSMLRNKKRRAPMVQIIADSILQNAEKDRELLARELAAERKRSDAFLQVLENEARERSLARQEISRLNQATLQSLQVLNETLQQLLPTTPLHSSSHVEGYCDQQRLNQALCNQPRPVSGSSGKVSFGGTCHT; encoded by the exons ATGAGCCATCAAGGGAAACAATCAGGGAAGTTCAGAAGAGGGAACACCTGGAAACGGGAAGAGACCCTTGCTCTGCTTGAGATCTGGGGTGAGGCGAAGGTCCAGCAGGAGCTGAGGTTCAGCCACCGGAATCTGGACATCTTTGAGAAAATATCCCAGGACCTGCGTACGAAGGGATATCATCGGTCCGCCTTTGAGTGCAGAACCAAAACCAAGACTCTGCGGCTGGAGTACAAGAGAGTTGTAGTCCATAACTCCCGCTCTGGGAATACCCCAGCGATGTGCCCCTTCTTTCCCCAGCTGCACCGGATTCTCCGAGGGGATGCTAGTGTTGCACCGAAACGGGTGGCGCGCAGCTTCACCCTCCGATGGCCAGTGCCAAACCATGTTGCCCATCAGGACCACGGTGATGTTGCTGCTCCTTTTGCTCAGCCTCTCCTGGAGAAAGGCTTGGAAGTGCAAGACATACACATGGGGGACGGGGCAGAATACCTGGCACATCCAGAATCAG CTTCTGAACACACACCTCACCCAGAGGGTCGTGTGATTCTTTCTCCAgagaaggaagagggggaggaggaggaagaggaagaagagcaaAAGGTAGAAGGGCAGCATAGTTTGGATGCAA GGTTGCCGGGACAGGAGTTCAAGGTGGAAGGACAGCCGTGCACACCTGGACCTTCTGCTTCTGAGGATCGAG GTACTCATATACCCAAACTAACCACGTTGTCACCGGCTGCTAGATTATCCATGTTGCGCAATAAGAAGAGGAGAGCCCCCATGGTGCAGATCATCGCCGACAGTATTCTTCAAAACGCGGAAAAGGACCGGGAGCTCCTCGCCCGGGAGTTAGCAGCGGAGCGGAAGCGTTCCGATGCCTTCCTCCAGGTCCTGGAGAACGAGGCCAGGGAGCGCTCCCTCGCGCGTCAGGAGATCTCAAGGCTGAACCAGGCGACTCTGCAGTCTctgcaggttcttaatgaaacgCTGCAGCAGCTGCTTCCCACAACCCCTTTGCATTCCTCTTCTCATGTGGAAGGTTATTGTGACCAGCAAAGACTGAACCAGGCCCTCTGCAACCAGCCCAGGCCTGTTTCGGGCTCCTCTGGCAAGGTGTCATTTGGGGGAACTTGTCACACGTGA